The following DNA comes from Hahella chejuensis KCTC 2396.
CGACTTTTTTCGCCGCCTCCGCCGTCTTTTGCAGGCGCGCGCTCAAAGCAACGCCTTCCCCCATCTGCCGGGCCCGGTCCAATACATGTTGCTCCAGTCCCTGACCCGAGGTATGCGCGGGCTCCAGCAACGCAAGCTCCGCATACGCCTCGTTTTCCTGAATATGCCGAATCGCTTCAGCCTGCAGCCGGTCGTTGAACTTATCCGGCATCATGCAACCTTACCCTGACGTTATTCGACGCCCCCTGCGACGAATAAGATTCAGCGATGTGTAATTTCAAAGCGGTTCCTCTGGCTCGTATCAGTCATCAGGCGAGTCCGTTGTCCCACGGCTCCCTGTTTGTCATTCTCTTGCGCTATAAAACACCCCGAAGCGGTCAGGCGACGCGCGCTTCGGGTCGGCCTAATAATACCTATTCGCCGCTCGCAACGACAAGCTCGGTCGGTAATGCGCCTGACATACCCTTGTGTTTCAGGAATATTAGCCCTTCGCTTGCCTTTAAAGTGGGCTATGCTAATTCTAATAGAAAGCAACGCACTGATACGCCCGGGTTTTCAGCCAGAGCCGATGCTTACCATCCTGCATTCATAAAAAGCGCATTAGCCGGTATCAAAGATGTTCGCACCCAAGCTCGTTCTGTTGGCGTCTCTAAACTGTTTGCTGGCTTCTTTCGCACCACATTCTCAGGCTGAGCAGCCGCCCTCGGTCGAGATCAACTATTACATCGTTGAAGACCTCGCCAGCCCATTTCAAATTGCTTCCGAGGGCGTCAGCAACGGCGGTCTTATCACCGATCTGGTGGAAATCATCTTTCGCGACACGCCACTGCGCGTGGTCCCCAAACCACTGCCGGTAAACCGTCTGCACCGGATCATCAGAGAAAACACCCAGTCGGTTTGGCTATCCTACGACGCCAAAGTGTGGAACTCGTTGGCGGATGTCGGAGACTTTGTGGAAGAACCGCTGTTCACCGTCAACCACGCCCTGCTCACCTGTCATGACCAACCCAGGAGTATCGAAACGGAAGCCGACTTATTTGGCATGACTTTGGCTATTCTCGATAACTTCAGCTATCCCGAGCTACGTTTACTGGAAGAGCGCGGCTCCTTGACGCTGACAAGCGTGGAAAAATACGAACAAGGCTTTCGTTTGGCGGCCGCCCGGCGTGTGGATGGGTTTGTAGAGATGGAAATTCGTCTGCGCTACAACCTGACGCAGGAAAACGAGACCTCATCGGATTGCTATCAATTCCTCAACATGGATGCGGTGATACCGCCCTACGAGATCTATCTCAGTTTGAGTAAGCAGGCCAGTCCAGAATTACGAAACATGGTGACGCAGCGGGTCAGGCAGCTCAAAACCAGCGAGGACTACAGACAGGTCTTCACCCGCTACATGGACAGACGCATCAGAGTGGATCAACCAAAGCGGGAGGGAGCGGCTTTCACCGTCCCCTGCCCGCCCGCCTGCCCTACAGCGGCGAATTAGCCTCTGTAGTAGCGATGCTCAACGAAGGTCGCTGATACGACGGTCACCGGCACTTCTTTACCGCGCACGATGGCTTTCAGCTCAGTTCCCATGGCGGAGCAGTCAGCGTTAACGTAGCCCATCGCCACCGGCTTCTCAACGCTGGGACCGTAGCCGCCGCTGGTCACGACGCCAACCACTTTCCCTTCCCCGTTGACGATCTCGACGCCTTCGCGCACTGGCGCCCGGCCTTGCGGAGCCAGACCAACGCGCTTACGGGGAGAGCCTTCAGCAAACTCGCTCAGCGTCACGTCCGCGCCGGGGAAACCGCCTGCGCGCTCGCCATCGGCGCGACGAGGCTTGGACAGCACCCATTTCAGATTCGCCGCCACCAGATTGGTGTCCGTGTCCAGGTCATGGCCGTACAGACACAGACCGGCTTCCAGACGCAGAGAGTCTCTCGCGCCCAGGCCAATAGCCTCGACGTCCGGGTGCGCCAGTAATTTACGCGCCAACGCTTCCGCACGATCCGCAGGCACGGAGATTTCGTAACCGTCTTCGCCAGTATAGCCGGAACGAGTGACGAAGCACTCCGCGCCGTCCAGCGTCGCCCAGGCGCCGGTCATGAAAACCAGCTTGGTCAGTTCTGGAGCCAGTTGCTCCATGACGCCCGCCGCAGCCGGACCTTGCA
Coding sequences within:
- a CDS encoding substrate-binding periplasmic protein; its protein translation is MFAPKLVLLASLNCLLASFAPHSQAEQPPSVEINYYIVEDLASPFQIASEGVSNGGLITDLVEIIFRDTPLRVVPKPLPVNRLHRIIRENTQSVWLSYDAKVWNSLADVGDFVEEPLFTVNHALLTCHDQPRSIETEADLFGMTLAILDNFSYPELRLLEERGSLTLTSVEKYEQGFRLAAARRVDGFVEMEIRLRYNLTQENETSSDCYQFLNMDAVIPPYEIYLSLSKQASPELRNMVTQRVRQLKTSEDYRQVFTRYMDRRIRVDQPKREGAAFTVPCPPACPTAAN
- the gcvT gene encoding glycine cleavage system aminomethyltransferase GcvT — translated: MAESHNNAEMAKTPLYDLHVECGAKMVEFAGYAMPVTFPAGIIKEHLHTRAKAGLFDVSHMGQVRLKGAGAAEALEALVPGDIVGLENGAQRYTLFTNDKGGILDDLMVTNTGEDLFLVVNAACKEQDIAHLRKHLGDKVEIEVLEDRALLALQGPAAAGVMEQLAPELTKLVFMTGAWATLDGAECFVTRSGYTGEDGYEISVPADRAEALARKLLAHPDVEAIGLGARDSLRLEAGLCLYGHDLDTDTNLVAANLKWVLSKPRRADGERAGGFPGADVTLSEFAEGSPRKRVGLAPQGRAPVREGVEIVNGEGKVVGVVTSGGYGPSVEKPVAMGYVNADCSAMGTELKAIVRGKEVPVTVVSATFVEHRYYRG